One Antarctobacter heliothermus DNA segment encodes these proteins:
- a CDS encoding ribonuclease J → MSENRLIYLPLGGAGEIGMNCYVYGYGKPGAERLIVVDMGVTFPDMDTTPGVDIIFADITWLKENRNRIEALFITHAHEDHVGAVGHTFETLGVPIYARAFTANIARGKLAEYNVEGKAVRTVSKWPETVNAGPFTVGFLPISHSIPESSALVIDTPAGRVIHTGDFKLDTTPLVGEAWDPKLWEEVSKPGVKALICDSTNVFSPHAGRSETTVGPAVEKLVSEAKNMVVATTFASNVARVKTLAEAGDRAGRSICLLGRAMRRMIEASVETGVLTGFPKVIGPEDVSHLPRENVMLLVTGSQGERRAASAQLSRGKYNGIELKEGDLFLFSSKTIPGNEREVIRIMNQLSEKGVDIVDDSMGDYHVSGHANRPDLETVQNIVNPQVVIPMHGEHRHLREHVRLAEKNRRAGVLAVNGMMVDLSGNEPRVVEYVETGRTYLDGSVQIGAMDGIVRDRIRMALNGHVVVTVILDEQDEPLGEPWCDLMGLPEKGRSNAPLVDVLEEDLSQFLGRAGDKVRTDDDKLEEGLRRVARQTSLNEIGKKPEVTVVVSRLS, encoded by the coding sequence ATGAGCGAAAACAGATTAATCTACCTTCCCCTTGGGGGTGCCGGCGAGATCGGCATGAACTGTTATGTCTATGGATATGGAAAGCCGGGTGCAGAGCGCCTGATTGTCGTGGACATGGGTGTCACTTTTCCGGACATGGACACGACTCCGGGGGTCGACATCATCTTTGCAGATATCACCTGGCTGAAAGAGAACAGGAACCGGATCGAAGCGCTGTTCATCACCCACGCGCATGAGGATCATGTCGGCGCGGTGGGACATACCTTTGAGACGCTGGGCGTGCCGATCTATGCGCGTGCCTTCACCGCCAATATCGCGCGCGGCAAACTGGCGGAATACAATGTTGAGGGCAAGGCGGTCAGGACCGTTTCGAAATGGCCCGAGACGGTCAATGCCGGGCCGTTCACGGTTGGCTTTTTGCCGATTTCGCATTCGATTCCGGAATCAAGTGCGTTGGTGATCGACACACCCGCAGGACGGGTGATCCACACAGGTGATTTCAAGCTGGATACAACACCTTTGGTGGGCGAGGCGTGGGATCCGAAATTGTGGGAAGAGGTGTCAAAGCCGGGGGTCAAGGCGTTGATCTGCGACTCGACCAACGTATTCTCCCCCCATGCGGGCCGGTCCGAGACGACCGTTGGCCCGGCGGTGGAAAAGCTGGTGTCTGAGGCCAAGAACATGGTTGTCGCCACGACCTTTGCGTCGAATGTGGCGCGGGTCAAGACACTGGCAGAGGCGGGCGACCGCGCCGGTCGGTCGATCTGTCTGCTGGGGCGCGCGATGCGCCGGATGATCGAGGCCTCGGTGGAAACCGGTGTCCTGACCGGCTTTCCCAAGGTGATCGGCCCCGAAGACGTCAGCCACCTGCCGCGTGAGAATGTCATGCTGTTGGTGACTGGCAGTCAAGGAGAGCGACGCGCCGCCAGTGCGCAACTGTCGCGCGGCAAATACAACGGGATCGAGTTGAAGGAGGGCGATCTGTTCCTCTTCTCCTCCAAGACGATCCCGGGCAATGAACGCGAAGTCATCCGTATCATGAACCAGCTTAGTGAAAAGGGCGTCGATATTGTTGACGACTCTATGGGCGATTACCACGTTTCGGGCCATGCCAACCGGCCGGATCTGGAAACCGTGCAGAACATTGTGAACCCGCAGGTTGTGATCCCGATGCACGGCGAGCACCGCCATTTGCGTGAACACGTCCGGCTGGCGGAAAAAAATCGCCGCGCCGGGGTGTTGGCGGTCAACGGCATGATGGTCGATCTCAGCGGGAATGAGCCGCGCGTGGTCGAATATGTCGAAACCGGGCGCACCTATCTGGATGGCTCTGTGCAGATCGGTGCGATGGACGGGATCGTGCGGGACCGCATCCGTATGGCGCTGAACGGTCATGTGGTGGTGACCGTGATCCTGGATGAGCAGGATGAACCGTTGGGAGAGCCGTGGTGCGACCTGATGGGGCTGCCAGAAAAGGGGCGTAGCAATGCGCCGCTGGTGGACGTGCTCGAAGAGGATCTGTCGCAGTTTCTGGGGCGAGCCGGGGACAAGGTGCGGACCGATGACGACAAGCTGGAAGAAGGGTTGCGGCGCGTTGCGCGGCAGACTTCACTGAACGAGATCGGCAAAAAGCCCGAGGTGACAGTGGTGGTCAGCCGGTTGAGCTGA
- a CDS encoding type III pantothenate kinase translates to MLLAIDCGNTNTVFSIWDGTEFVATWRTATEHQRTADQYYVWLSTLMEFQKIDADITDVIVSSTVPRVVFNLRVLSDRYFGTRPMVVGKPDCALPVDVRVDEGTQVGPDRLVNTVAGYDLFGGDLIVVDFGTATTFDVVDADGAYVGGAIAPGVNLSLEALHQAAAALPNVDITKPQRVVGTNTVACMQSGIFWGYVGLVREICLRIQAERDRPMKVIATGGLAPLFQQADPLFDAYEEFLTMHGLVRIHNHNKRLEARA, encoded by the coding sequence ATGCTTTTGGCCATCGACTGTGGCAACACAAATACCGTCTTCTCAATCTGGGACGGCACGGAATTCGTCGCCACATGGCGCACGGCTACGGAACATCAGCGTACCGCCGATCAGTATTATGTCTGGCTGTCCACTCTGATGGAATTCCAGAAGATCGACGCCGATATTACCGATGTGATTGTCTCATCGACGGTGCCGCGCGTTGTGTTCAACCTGCGTGTCCTGTCGGACCGCTATTTCGGCACGCGGCCCATGGTCGTGGGCAAACCCGACTGTGCGTTGCCGGTGGATGTGCGGGTGGACGAGGGCACCCAAGTCGGCCCTGACCGGCTGGTCAATACGGTGGCGGGGTATGACCTGTTCGGTGGCGATCTGATTGTTGTCGATTTCGGCACCGCCACTACGTTTGACGTTGTCGATGCGGATGGGGCCTATGTCGGCGGTGCGATCGCGCCGGGGGTGAACCTGAGCCTGGAGGCGCTGCATCAGGCCGCTGCTGCCCTGCCGAACGTTGATATCACCAAGCCGCAGCGCGTTGTGGGCACCAATACGGTGGCCTGCATGCAATCCGGCATCTTTTGGGGCTATGTCGGGCTGGTGCGTGAGATTTGTCTCCGCATCCAGGCGGAACGCGACCGTCCCATGAAGGTTATCGCTACAGGCGGGCTGGCGCCACTCTTCCAGCAGGCAGACCCGTTGTTCGATGCCTACGAGGAATTCCTGACCATGCACGGGCTGGTCCGCATCCATAATCACAACAAGAGACTAGAGGCCCGCGCATGA
- a CDS encoding biotin--[acetyl-CoA-carboxylase] ligase, whose product MDWPQGYGRRVLAEVDSTNAEAVRVAGTLAGPEWILGLQQTAARGRRGRAWVNPAGNFAATLVMRPTETPDRVALRSFVAALALYDALERVTGTAIGLSLKWPNDVLLNGGKLAGILLESIGGPGGHLAIGIGVNLLAAPEMSQVEERAVTPVALLPETGVRVTPEAFLSALASAYATHEARFVTYGFEPIRSLWLQRAARLGETITARTARDTETGVFETVDATGQLVLKTPKGRVTVAAADIFFG is encoded by the coding sequence ATGGACTGGCCGCAAGGGTATGGACGACGGGTACTGGCTGAAGTGGACAGCACCAATGCCGAGGCGGTGCGGGTTGCGGGGACGCTGGCCGGGCCAGAGTGGATCCTTGGGTTGCAGCAGACGGCGGCGCGGGGGCGGCGCGGCCGGGCCTGGGTTAATCCTGCAGGGAATTTTGCCGCGACATTGGTGATGCGCCCGACCGAGACGCCAGATCGGGTGGCGCTGCGCAGTTTTGTGGCGGCGCTGGCGCTGTACGATGCCCTGGAGCGTGTGACCGGCACGGCGATTGGTCTGTCGCTAAAGTGGCCCAACGATGTCTTGCTGAACGGGGGCAAACTGGCGGGGATCCTGCTGGAAAGCATCGGTGGGCCGGGCGGGCATCTGGCCATCGGCATCGGGGTCAATTTGCTGGCAGCCCCTGAGATGTCTCAGGTGGAAGAGCGTGCGGTGACGCCGGTGGCGCTGTTGCCGGAGACCGGGGTCCGGGTCACGCCGGAGGCTTTTCTCAGTGCGCTGGCCTCGGCCTATGCCACGCATGAAGCGCGCTTTGTCACTTATGGGTTTGAGCCGATCCGCAGTCTCTGGTTGCAGCGCGCGGCCCGTCTGGGCGAGACGATCACTGCCCGGACGGCGCGCGATACCGAGACCGGGGTCTTCGAGACGGTGGACGCCACGGGGCAACTTGTCCTAAAGACCCCCAAGGGCCGCGTGACCGTCGCGGCGGCGGACATCTTTTTCGGATAG
- the nuoN gene encoding NADH-quinone oxidoreductase subunit NuoN, whose amino-acid sequence MISADLNIILPEILLSVFAMAALVGAVYTSKDKLAPVLVWATSALFLALAFWIGATGEGTQVAFNGMFVNDGFARFAKVVILVSAAAVLLMSEGYMMRRGLLRFEYPLLVTLAVVGMMMMVSAGDLMALYMGLELQSLSLYVVASLRRDSAKSTEAGLKYFVLGALSSGLLLYGASLTYGYAGTTLFSGIIQTATEGEMPIGLLIGLVMLISGLAFKVSAVPFHMWTPDVYEGSPTPVTAFFATAPKVAAMALFARVMFDAFGNATADWGQVIALLSVLSMFLGSIAAIGQRDIKRLMAYSSIAHMGYALMGLAAGTELGVQAMLIYMAIYVTMNVGTFAFILSMERDGQPVTDIESLGMYSTKEPGKALAMLVLLFSLAGVPPLVGFFGKFYVLRAAYEGGLAWLAVAGVIASVIGAFYYLRIVFYMYFGEDREDALDGGKSPVLWGFLMVSAVIMVAGVVNLFGIEGAAQAAAATLVN is encoded by the coding sequence ATGATCTCGGCTGATCTCAACATCATCCTGCCGGAAATCCTGCTGTCGGTCTTTGCGATGGCAGCCTTGGTAGGGGCGGTTTACACCAGCAAAGACAAGCTGGCGCCGGTTTTGGTCTGGGCGACCTCGGCGCTGTTCTTGGCGCTGGCCTTCTGGATCGGGGCAACGGGTGAGGGCACGCAAGTCGCCTTTAACGGGATGTTCGTGAACGACGGTTTTGCGCGCTTTGCCAAGGTTGTGATCCTTGTCTCTGCGGCGGCGGTTTTGCTGATGAGCGAAGGCTACATGATGCGGCGGGGGTTGCTGCGCTTTGAGTACCCGTTGTTGGTCACTCTGGCCGTGGTCGGCATGATGATGATGGTTTCGGCCGGCGATCTGATGGCGCTCTACATGGGGCTCGAACTGCAATCTCTGTCGCTGTATGTCGTGGCGTCGCTGCGCCGTGACAGTGCCAAATCGACCGAAGCGGGACTGAAGTATTTTGTGCTGGGCGCACTGTCGTCGGGTCTGCTGCTTTACGGCGCATCGCTGACCTACGGCTATGCCGGGACGACGCTGTTTTCAGGCATCATCCAGACCGCCACTGAAGGCGAAATGCCGATTGGTCTGCTGATCGGTCTGGTGATGTTGATTTCCGGTCTGGCGTTCAAGGTCTCGGCCGTGCCGTTCCACATGTGGACGCCGGATGTTTACGAAGGGTCCCCCACGCCGGTCACTGCCTTTTTTGCCACCGCACCCAAAGTCGCCGCCATGGCGCTGTTTGCGCGGGTCATGTTTGACGCCTTTGGCAATGCGACGGCGGACTGGGGGCAGGTGATTGCGCTGTTGTCGGTGCTGTCGATGTTCTTGGGCTCGATCGCGGCCATCGGCCAGCGCGACATCAAACGCCTGATGGCCTATTCGTCGATCGCCCACATGGGATATGCGTTGATGGGGCTGGCGGCGGGCACCGAATTGGGTGTGCAGGCGATGCTGATCTACATGGCGATCTACGTCACCATGAACGTTGGCACCTTTGCCTTTATCCTGTCGATGGAACGTGACGGTCAGCCGGTGACGGACATCGAGAGCCTTGGCATGTATTCAACCAAGGAGCCGGGCAAGGCGTTGGCCATGCTGGTGCTGCTGTTCAGCTTGGCAGGTGTGCCGCCGCTGGTCGGGTTCTTTGGCAAGTTCTATGTCTTGCGCGCCGCCTATGAGGGCGGGCTGGCCTGGCTGGCTGTGGCAGGTGTGATCGCGTCCGTGATCGGGGCGTTCTACTACCTGCGGATCGTGTTCTACATGTACTTTGGCGAAGACCGCGAAGACGCACTGGACGGTGGAAAGTCGCCGGTTCTGTGGGGCTTTTTGATGGTGTCGGCGGTGATCATGGTGGCGGGTGTCGTCAACCTGTTTGGCATCGAAGGCGCGGCACAGGCGGCGGCGGCAACGCTGGTCAATTGA
- a CDS encoding DEAD/DEAH box helicase yields MTKFSDLNLSPKVLKAVEEAGYETPTPIQEGAIPPALEGKDVLGIAQTGTGKTASFTLPMITKLARGRARARMPRSLVLCPTRELAAQVAENFDTYSKHVKLTKALLIGGVSFKEQDTLIDKGVDVLIATPGRLLDHFERGKLLLTGIEIMVVDEADRMLDMGFIPDIERIFSLTPFTRQTLFFSATMAPEIERITNTFLSAPARIEVARQASASETIEQAAMVFRPSRKDREGSEKRRMLRDLIDAEGATCTNAIIFCNRKVDVDVVAKSLKKYGYDAAPIHGDLDQSQRTRTLDGFRDGSLRFLVASDVAARGLDIPSVSHVFNFDVPSHAEDYIHRIGRTGRAGRSGKAITICTPRDEKYFDAVERLLQKAIPRIGNPKAPEPEAAQVPAPTAAPALTAAPAPVAAPAPVRESAEEQPRRSTSRRSEKPAPRSEKPAQRNNESRAPRDSNRGSDRRGGRDSNVVGLGDHLPEFIALSFDERRAS; encoded by the coding sequence ATGACCAAATTTTCTGATCTGAACCTCAGCCCGAAAGTCCTGAAAGCCGTCGAAGAGGCTGGCTATGAAACGCCCACGCCGATTCAGGAAGGTGCCATTCCGCCCGCTCTGGAAGGCAAGGACGTTCTTGGCATCGCCCAGACGGGCACCGGCAAGACCGCCAGCTTTACCCTGCCGATGATCACCAAACTGGCCCGGGGCCGCGCACGCGCGCGGATGCCGCGCTCTTTGGTGCTGTGTCCAACGCGGGAACTTGCGGCGCAGGTGGCCGAAAACTTCGACACCTACTCCAAACACGTCAAACTGACCAAGGCGCTGTTGATCGGGGGCGTGTCGTTCAAGGAGCAAGACACCCTAATCGACAAGGGTGTGGATGTGCTGATTGCCACCCCCGGCCGCCTGCTGGACCACTTTGAGCGCGGCAAGCTGTTGCTCACCGGGATCGAAATCATGGTGGTGGATGAGGCAGACCGGATGCTGGACATGGGGTTCATCCCCGATATCGAACGCATCTTCAGCTTGACACCGTTCACCCGCCAGACTCTGTTCTTTTCCGCCACCATGGCGCCCGAGATTGAGCGAATCACAAACACCTTCCTGTCGGCCCCCGCCCGGATCGAGGTGGCCCGTCAGGCCAGCGCGTCCGAGACCATCGAACAGGCCGCCATGGTATTCCGCCCCTCACGCAAGGATCGCGAAGGTAGCGAAAAACGCCGCATGCTGCGCGACCTGATCGACGCCGAAGGTGCGACCTGCACCAACGCCATCATCTTTTGCAACCGCAAAGTTGACGTGGACGTCGTCGCCAAGTCGCTCAAGAAATACGGCTATGACGCCGCACCGATCCATGGCGATCTGGACCAATCACAGCGCACCCGGACACTGGACGGGTTCCGCGACGGATCGTTGCGGTTCCTTGTGGCCTCTGACGTGGCCGCGCGTGGTCTGGACATTCCGTCGGTGAGCCATGTGTTCAACTTTGACGTGCCCAGCCACGCCGAGGACTATATCCACCGCATTGGCCGCACAGGCCGCGCCGGACGGTCTGGCAAAGCGATCACGATCTGTACGCCGCGAGATGAGAAATACTTCGACGCTGTCGAACGGCTGCTGCAAAAGGCAATCCCGCGCATTGGCAACCCCAAGGCACCGGAACCAGAGGCCGCACAGGTCCCTGCACCCACCGCAGCTCCTGCACTCACCGCTGCTCCTGCGCCAGTCGCTGCTCCGGCTCCGGTCCGTGAATCTGCCGAAGAGCAGCCCCGCAGGTCGACAAGCCGTCGGTCGGAAAAGCCCGCACCGCGCAGCGAAAAACCTGCACAGCGTAACAATGAAAGCCGCGCGCCGCGCGACTCTAACCGTGGTTCTGATCGCCGCGGCGGTCGCGACAGCAATGTCGTCGGTCTGGGCGATCACCTGCCCGAGTTCATTGCGCTGAGCTTTGACGAGCGTCGGGCCAGCTAA
- a CDS encoding glycosyltransferase family 2 protein, whose protein sequence is MTRWGTVTTVKAPLKAILTFAAWHLEQGAHRIYIYLDEDAPQTFATLKAHPKIRVTQTDAAYWAKRNGRPDKHQARQSANARHANNRKPEVDWLAHIDVDEFLLSDRPVAEHLATLPADALCARFRPVEALAPGNATAPGETAFKAFHLDQTARQQAAEVCFPTWGQHLSGGFLSHVAGKLFFRAGTKGLQIRIHNVILNDVQNPGQVALPDIELGHFHAASWEHFLDAYRFRLARGSYRAELKPQARGKNALTLHDLFQSIEAAGGEPALRQFYDEVCVANSTLCDKLAAHELLRRHHLRLDKIRDCHFPVINQA, encoded by the coding sequence GTGACGCGCTGGGGCACCGTTACGACAGTCAAGGCACCGCTAAAGGCGATCCTGACTTTTGCCGCATGGCACCTCGAACAGGGGGCGCACCGGATCTACATCTACCTTGATGAGGACGCGCCACAGACCTTTGCCACCCTCAAGGCCCATCCGAAAATTCGCGTCACGCAGACCGACGCCGCGTATTGGGCCAAGCGCAATGGCCGCCCGGACAAACATCAGGCCCGACAGTCCGCCAACGCCCGTCACGCCAACAACCGCAAGCCTGAGGTCGACTGGCTGGCCCATATCGACGTGGACGAATTCCTGCTGTCTGACCGTCCGGTGGCCGAACACCTTGCCACCCTGCCCGCCGACGCGCTCTGCGCCCGCTTCCGACCCGTAGAGGCGCTGGCCCCCGGCAACGCCACCGCCCCCGGAGAGACCGCCTTCAAGGCGTTCCATCTGGACCAAACCGCCCGCCAACAGGCGGCAGAGGTGTGTTTTCCCACTTGGGGCCAGCACCTGTCAGGCGGTTTTCTCAGCCATGTGGCGGGCAAGCTGTTCTTTCGCGCCGGTACCAAAGGTCTGCAAATCCGCATCCACAACGTGATCCTGAACGATGTACAAAATCCCGGTCAGGTGGCGCTGCCCGACATCGAACTGGGCCATTTCCATGCCGCCAGTTGGGAGCATTTTTTGGATGCTTACCGCTTTCGTTTGGCGCGTGGCTCTTACCGGGCTGAATTGAAACCGCAGGCGCGCGGTAAAAATGCCCTGACACTGCACGATCTGTTTCAAAGCATCGAAGCGGCAGGCGGCGAACCCGCCCTGCGTCAATTCTACGACGAAGTCTGCGTCGCCAACTCCACGCTGTGTGACAAGCTAGCCGCCCATGAACTGCTGCGCCGCCACCATCTGCGGCTGGACAAAATCCGCGATTGTCACTTTCCTGTGATCAATCAGGCTTAA
- a CDS encoding glycosyltransferase family 2 protein, with protein MSRTPTYPGGIDAIIAQYEARRAPLPRDHGLPPAGADLTALANQIVDDPDKGPFAPPFADNLQRKTYQLRKELQGQSELTVLHGLTISHLRKRSFPDHAPLLFQRLWADQGAHLLDQLDARWLVSAVTTFGDHGTTPVQRSTGLALTTLFGMMKLYESERLYSGKSPDTPFAVTDRHRAKLPLQMDAYALVGGGLDVNLIARLWQEAEGDPVIQPLAHHLLDLLIHDPAGVFRRLSIMSARKARRDKSQTMAENPAPVPARPRKTAETLRWGLVSTIKAPLPQIARFAAHHLDFGAQDLHLYLDHPDPESAAFLSRHPRIHVTQCDDAYWQASGRARPEAHQLRQAYNATRTLRACADTLDWLGHIDHDEFLIPAQPLSQILASIAPDIALARVPPAEALAREDGPPQHFKLTHKQAGVKKSQLQDIYPTFGLHLFGGFLSHTGGKVFARPGIPDTRLGIHTLKYKGEDATNRSKPDGLFLAHFHAPDWAHFHSHLTFRREKGSYRSNDARPEMGQGELLAYLEQEEGEAGLRAFFDEVCSDTPDLRARLAAHGMLLSHEFDFDACVRRVFGTLP; from the coding sequence ATGAGCAGGACACCCACTTACCCCGGCGGCATCGACGCCATCATCGCCCAGTATGAGGCCCGCCGCGCCCCGCTGCCACGCGACCACGGGTTGCCGCCCGCCGGCGCCGATCTCACAGCCCTCGCTAACCAGATCGTCGACGACCCGGACAAGGGTCCCTTCGCTCCGCCCTTTGCCGACAATCTGCAGCGCAAGACCTATCAGCTTCGCAAGGAATTGCAGGGGCAGTCGGAACTGACCGTCCTGCACGGGCTGACCATCTCACATTTGCGCAAGCGCAGCTTTCCCGATCACGCGCCACTGCTGTTCCAGCGCTTGTGGGCCGACCAAGGCGCGCACCTGCTGGACCAACTTGACGCGCGCTGGCTGGTCTCTGCGGTCACGACCTTTGGCGACCACGGCACCACCCCGGTGCAGCGCAGCACCGGCCTTGCCCTCACAACCCTCTTTGGGATGATGAAACTCTACGAAAGCGAACGCCTCTACAGCGGCAAATCGCCCGACACCCCCTTTGCCGTCACCGATCGCCACCGTGCCAAACTGCCGCTTCAGATGGACGCCTATGCGCTGGTCGGCGGCGGGTTGGACGTCAACCTGATCGCGCGTCTGTGGCAAGAGGCCGAAGGCGATCCGGTGATCCAACCACTGGCGCATCACCTCCTGGATCTGCTGATCCATGACCCGGCAGGGGTCTTCCGCCGCCTTTCGATCATGTCCGCCCGCAAGGCCCGCCGCGACAAATCGCAGACCATGGCGGAAAACCCCGCCCCGGTCCCTGCCCGCCCGCGCAAAACGGCAGAGACCTTGCGCTGGGGCCTTGTCAGCACCATCAAGGCACCGCTGCCCCAGATCGCGCGCTTTGCCGCCCATCACCTCGACTTTGGTGCGCAGGATTTGCACCTCTACCTCGACCACCCTGATCCAGAGTCTGCGGCCTTTCTGTCACGCCATCCGCGCATCCATGTCACCCAATGTGACGATGCCTATTGGCAGGCCTCCGGGCGCGCGCGGCCAGAAGCGCACCAGTTGCGGCAAGCCTACAACGCCACACGCACCCTGCGCGCCTGCGCGGATACACTCGACTGGTTGGGCCATATCGACCACGACGAGTTCCTGATCCCGGCGCAGCCCCTGTCGCAGATCCTTGCCAGCATCGCCCCCGACATCGCGCTGGCCCGCGTTCCGCCGGCAGAGGCACTGGCGCGCGAGGACGGCCCGCCCCAGCATTTCAAGCTGACCCACAAACAGGCCGGGGTGAAGAAATCGCAGCTTCAGGACATCTATCCCACCTTCGGCCTGCATTTGTTCGGCGGTTTCCTCAGTCACACGGGCGGCAAGGTCTTTGCCCGCCCCGGGATTCCCGACACCCGCCTTGGCATCCACACGCTGAAATACAAAGGCGAGGACGCCACCAACCGCTCCAAGCCCGACGGGCTGTTTTTGGCCCATTTCCACGCACCCGATTGGGCCCATTTCCACAGCCACCTGACGTTTCGCCGCGAAAAGGGATCTTACCGATCGAACGACGCACGCCCCGAGATGGGACAGGGTGAACTGCTGGCCTACCTGGAACAAGAAGAGGGAGAGGCCGGGCTGCGCGCCTTCTTTGACGAGGTTTGCTCCGATACGCCGGACCTGCGTGCCCGTCTGGCAGCGCATGGCATGTTGCTGAGCCATGAGTTTGACTTTGACGCCTGCGTGCGGCGCGTGTTCGGGACCCTGCCGTGA
- a CDS encoding NADH-quinone oxidoreductase subunit M, whose protein sequence is MGNLLSIVTFLPALAALIMALFLRGNDEAAQRNAKWLALIATGATFVISLFILFQFDADNTGFQMVEERPWLLGLNYRMGVDGISVLFVMLTTFMMPLVIAASWDVSHRVKEYMIAFLLLETLMLGVFMALDLVLFYLFFEAGLIPMFLIIGIWGGKDRIYASFKFFLYTFLGSVLMLVAMVGMYADAGTTCIGHCDVSLLKHTFASEDFSIWGIPIVGGMQTLLFIAFFASFAVKMPMWPVHTWLPEAHVQAPTAGSVVLAAILLKMGGYGFLRFSLAMFPVGSDVMANFVFTLSVIAIIYTSLVALVQEDMKKLIAYSSVAHMGYVTMGIFAANQQGVDGAIFQMISHGFISGALFLCVGVIYDRMHTREIDAYGGLVNRMPAYALIFMLFTMANVGLPGTSGFIGEFLVLMGIFQVNTWVAAGATTGVILSACYALWLYRRVVMGDLIKESLKTIKDMTTREKAIFAPLVVMTIWMGVYPAPILDRTGPSVEALVTKVDMALAAAGRTDADTQVAVAEH, encoded by the coding sequence ATGGGCAACCTGCTTTCCATCGTCACTTTCCTGCCTGCGCTGGCGGCCCTGATCATGGCGCTGTTCCTGCGGGGCAACGACGAGGCGGCGCAGCGCAATGCCAAATGGCTGGCGCTGATCGCGACAGGGGCGACCTTTGTCATTTCGCTGTTCATCCTGTTCCAGTTTGACGCGGACAACACCGGGTTCCAAATGGTCGAGGAACGGCCTTGGCTGCTGGGTCTGAACTACCGGATGGGCGTGGACGGGATCAGCGTCCTGTTCGTCATGCTGACCACCTTCATGATGCCGCTGGTCATCGCGGCCAGCTGGGATGTCAGCCACCGGGTCAAGGAATACATGATCGCCTTCCTGCTGCTGGAAACGCTGATGCTGGGCGTCTTCATGGCGCTGGATCTGGTGCTGTTCTACCTCTTCTTCGAGGCGGGCCTGATCCCGATGTTCCTGATCATCGGCATCTGGGGCGGCAAGGACCGCATCTATGCCTCGTTCAAGTTCTTCCTCTACACCTTCCTCGGTTCGGTGCTGATGCTGGTCGCCATGGTGGGCATGTATGCGGATGCGGGCACGACCTGCATCGGCCATTGCGATGTGTCGCTGCTGAAACACACCTTTGCCTCCGAGGACTTCAGCATCTGGGGCATTCCGATTGTGGGCGGGATGCAGACCCTGCTGTTCATCGCCTTCTTCGCCAGCTTCGCGGTCAAGATGCCGATGTGGCCTGTCCACACATGGTTGCCAGAGGCGCACGTTCAGGCGCCCACGGCGGGCTCTGTGGTGCTGGCGGCGATCCTGTTGAAAATGGGCGGCTACGGCTTCTTGCGGTTCAGCCTTGCGATGTTCCCCGTTGGGTCCGACGTGATGGCGAACTTTGTGTTCACCCTGTCGGTGATCGCGATCATCTACACCAGCCTGGTGGCGCTGGTGCAGGAAGACATGAAAAAACTGATTGCCTATTCGTCGGTTGCGCACATGGGCTATGTCACCATGGGCATCTTTGCCGCCAACCAGCAGGGTGTGGATGGCGCGATTTTCCAGATGATCAGCCACGGCTTTATCTCGGGTGCGCTATTCCTCTGCGTGGGCGTGATCTATGATCGGATGCACACCCGTGAGATCGACGCCTATGGCGGTCTGGTGAACCGGATGCCGGCCTATGCGCTGATCTTCATGCTGTTCACCATGGCCAATGTCGGCCTGCCGGGCACCTCCGGGTTCATCGGCGAGTTCCTCGTGCTTATGGGGATTTTCCAGGTCAATACCTGGGTCGCGGCGGGGGCCACCACGGGGGTGATCCTGTCGGCCTGTTACGCGCTGTGGCTGTACCGCAGGGTCGTGATGGGCGATCTGATCAAGGAAAGCCTCAAGACCATCAAGGACATGACTACACGGGAAAAGGCGATCTTTGCCCCGCTGGTGGTTATGACGATCTGGATGGGCGTCTATCCGGCGCCGATCCTTGACCGCACCGGGCCGTCGGTCGAGGCGCTGGTAACCAAAGTAGACATGGCGCTTGCCGCTGCCGGCCGCACTGATGCCGACACGCAAGTGGCTGTCGCGGAACACTAA